In a genomic window of Amblyomma americanum isolate KBUSLIRL-KWMA chromosome 4, ASM5285725v1, whole genome shotgun sequence:
- the LOC144129991 gene encoding uncharacterized protein LOC144129991, with translation MVYRNEADLAIGPATPTEERFTVGHALPNYFDTIACHVAGRLVSHVSNVAGHIGGFDTQIWVIIAGILLFLSVVLSLYERWKTLKSFASLFYSYVFELLGNLLIEASHRSHDDPHMRTVIAFWWMMLIVLMNTFTGHMKASMTVQEELPRIDTIQDIIDHRGVTPVVIRGSTFDEIFRVSNRRDHQLVWNRALQRRTVLSGREIFVKSMFDDVLEGRKVIFLDTLLFHYWVGRFYQGLPRGEFYLAKEAVLYPSMCMWLNRNVDPVVARALHVRSRWVVESGMASHWKNLLVERSQRKSRGVGSSTQSAQSMSSAKALQLQDVAAVMQLLVAGSCVALSVLLIEMALRRCCGKRGSPCCRSSGGESPPQRRQTLAAGRRARWRRGGL, from the exons ATGGTCTACCGAAAT GAGGCTGACCTGGCCATCGGTCCCGCCACGCCGACCGAGGAGAGGTTCACGGTTGGCCACGCCCTGCCAAACTACTTCGACACAATCGCTTGCCACGTGGCCGGAAGACTGGTCAGCCACGTCTCGAACGTGGCTGGCCACATCGGCGGCTTCGACACGCAG ATATGGGTCATCATAGCTGGAATCCTGCTTTTTCTGAGCGTGGTGTTGTCACTCTACGAGCGGTGGAAGACTCTCAAGAGTTTCGCgagtttgttctacagctacgtTTTTGAGCTCCTTGGAAACCTGCTCATCGAAG CTTCACATCGGTCCCACGATGACCCTCACATGCGCACAGTGATTGCCTTCTGGTGGATGATGCTGATCGTGCTGATGAACACCTTCACGGGCCACATGAAGGCCAGCATGACCGTCCAGGAAGAACTGCCCCGCATCGACACCATCCAGGACATCATCGACCACCGCGGCGTCACCCCCGTCGTCATCAGGGGCAGCACGTTCGACGAAATATTCAGG GTGTCCAACCGGCGCGACCACCAGCTGGTGTGGAACCGAGCTCTGCAGCGTCGCACCGTGCTCTCGGGACGCGAGATCTTCGTCAAGTCCATGTTCGACGACGTGCTCGAGGGCCGCAAGGTCATCTTCCTGGACACGCTGCTGTTCCACTACTGGGTGGGCCGCTTCTACCAGGGCCTGCCTCGCGGAGAGTTCTACCTGGCCAAGGAGGCCGTCCTCTACCCGTCCATGTGCATGTGGCTCAACCGCAACGTGGACCCCGTCGTCGCCAGGGCACTGCACGTTCG GAGCCGGTGGGTGGTCGAGTCCGGCATGGCGAGCCACTGGAAGAACCTGCTGGTCGAGCGGAGTCAGCGCAAGTCGAGGGGCGTCGGGAGTTCGACGCAGTCGGCGCAGTCCATGAGTAGCGCCAAGGCGCTGCAACTCCAGGACGTGGCCGCCGTCATGCAGCTCCTGGTGGCCGGCAGCTGTGTCGCCCTCTCGGTGCTCCTCATCGAGATGGCGCTGCGCAGGTGCTGCGGAAAGCGCGGCAGCCCCTGCTGCCGCAGCTCTGGCGGGGAGAGCCCGCCCCAGCGTCGCCAGACTCTGGCAGCCGGGAGGCGCGCCCGTTGGCGTCGCGGAGGACTTTGA